aagaggacaatttttcctacattttaaggtataatttgtttctctaagttaaattgtatgaaagttagaggaatttgtttgaaaaaaagtgaaaaatttGAAagttatcagcacgcactcaactgtgtgctcattcataaaaatcaagaaggagcaaaatgttcacgtttttgaaactgtcatatttcaaaattggctgaagatttgaaaaagctgaaacaagtggataatagctgaatgtcttgtgacccgtttaaagtttgaatggtgtctccaGCTGAAAGAATGTAGAAGTAGTTAGGTGGGAAAGAGGGAGATGATTTGGAAGAACTGAAAGCAGAGAAGAGCAGAGACAGAGCGACCTCTTCCTTAGACCGCAGAGCTGTGTATCAGATTatgagaaaaactgaaacaaaacaaatgaatcccaagagttaaagaaagaaagaaataaaacaaacaaaaagacaaaacaccacCACAAAAACCAAATCTATCAATTGTTAACTCCACCAAATCTGGCCGTGACTGTTGCACATATGGAGACCCGTTCTGACCACAACTTAATAAATCTGTTCATTTGTAGGCTAAGtgaaaaagtaatttttttccattaagtATATTAAGTAGCCtagggatgttttttttttttttacaaacagatATCAGAACACCAAATAAGTGAAAATCATCTTTCCCTAgaataaaaatgcaaaactgGAAAGGTATTTTCACATTAAATACACTTTGCACTGTTTCGTGTATCTCTAGCCAGAATTGAATCCGTTTTGTGTGCTTGTGGTCACAAACCAAAATGTCGATGATGGTCCTCGATGCGAAATCATGTGATTTCCAACATTCTTCACATTCAGGCCGAGGAGAAGATAAACGTGTTTCATGGTTAACCCACACTTGGTggagtaaactctattagagtaactgttaTAATCTCTACCttatatttttaagattcagtaagaactcgagcttcttaagtaaaattaaacattttattaacgtaatacatgaattatgggggaagagtaagttttccttaggtttcctcataccatttaaatgtttaatagttgtatgtacataaacctagaaatactacataaactttactctgaaagtgtatcgttaaaatctactaagttacttcataacagcaaatactacagatatatcacATTTACTtcaaattttgagtaaaatgatgttcctgcctatgaaaaacaagtagactttacttaatttgtttaaataaatataacttaaaacttagatgtaattaagtaaatgttacttaatatcttcaaaactgttatgttttatggtgagtaaaatttacttgatattgcagcattaaatattacttaaatcatttgagtacAAATACTTataaagggttttttaagtaaatctaatgagttgtttttaaaaaaaattttttttaacaatctgtttatttagttttacataataaacAATATAGTTCCATACAATAATGATTAcagtgtatatatatctatatatatagatatatatatattttttttttagatttgcaGATATAGATTTGATGTATCACAAAACAGATATCCGCCCCCCCACCCCTATCCCTCAGGCACCTAACCCAGCAGATAGATATATTTAGatagaaagcaaagaaaaacaaacaaataaataaatgtgtgaaagaaTAAATATAGTAATATCAGttaaacaaaatatatatatgccggtatatatacatgtataaacAGATGGATAAGTGAATAAGATCAatataaaatgacaaatatctGAATTGGCAGATAATAatacaacatatatatataaatatatatacatatatatatatatatatatatatatatatatatatatatatatatatatatatatgtatatatatatgtttatatatggGTTTTGTTTTCAGTGCACCCTGTGTttgtggagatttttttttattgtaaagtAATAAATTCCATCCTCATGGTGGTGCTAGATGAGAAGAGATCACCCAAAAACTGTGAGCTCCATTGTACCAGGAACACGATCTGTCTTAGATTTGATGAGATGTATCAACCAACTACTCTTTATCACGGTTAATCTCCCCGGGGGTCAGTGATGGGGGGGCACAGCTGCAAGATTTTACAAGTTATCAGTTTGCATCATGAAGCTTTGTGCAGAACTGTCCTCAGACATGTTTCAGCTCCAGGCTGAGCTCGTGTATTCGGGCACTTTTATGTGGATGACACTTTAACCAATGACTCATGCTATTACAGTGAATGCCACAGTATTGCTTCGTCCTGCTGGCCTGGTTGTTGTTGCTGTCTGTTGTcatagaggggggggggggggggggggggggcagtaacagcagcagctgtggatcagatttcagctgctaAAACTGAAGCGGACTGAACCATCAGGCTTCAGGGAGACTCCATCTGCCTCACACAAACACGTTGGACCTTTAGACACGAGCGCAGGCTGGGCTCTGTGCTAAAATGTCTTACGCATGCATGTGAAAGTTATTTCTGCAGAAACATATCCTGTTTGGTTGTGTGAATAGGAAGCAGCAGTGCCTGGAAGCACTACCCCCCTCCCTCTGTTGAGCCTGCGAATGGATCCTCCCGTTTCTTTATAAGCGCTCCGAGGAGGAGGCAGACCTACAGTCAGTGATGGTCAGAGCAGAAAGCACTACATCTACTGACATAAAAACTGAAGAAATCCAGCTTTAAATCAACCGAAAGActctcaaaaaaaacaaaccctcAGCAGCTCACTGCAGTTTCACTGTTTCAGAGCTGCGAGGAGCCGGTTTGACTCTCAGAGAGGTGAAGAAGAGATATTAGAGAAACAGAGGAGGGCGTGACAGGCAGCCAGATCAGCAGGCAAGCTGCTGCTGCAAGGGGGGGAAGAGCAGGCTATGCACCAGCCAAAGCCAGAGGTCAAGAAGAAAAGAGACAGGATAGTAAAAAGGTAGACTCAGAGAGAGGAGGCTCTTTTGTTGATCTGAGTCAGAGAAAAATCCAAAAACCTGCCTCTCTTTTGTTGCTCTGTGGGCCACTGAGTGTGGAGGAGGATGTGAAGGAGAGGACGGGGAGGCAAACTGCGAGAGAGAGCAGCCATGCTCTCAGAGATCATGTGCAGGAGGATCTTCCAGCAGCAGAGGCAGCAGGACAAGAAGGAGGCGCAGCTGAGGGAGGCCGGCGCCCGCAGGAAGCCCGGCCGGCCCACCACGGGCTGGTCCTCCACCGGGTGGTCCTCCACCGGCTGGCCCACCACCGGCTGCAGCGGGCGCCCACAGGGGCGCAGGACAGGGGGGGGAGGGTGGCCCAGAGGGAGCAATCCCCATCACCATCATCCCAGGCGCCCCCAGCGGCGGCGGCCGGCGCTGTCCCTCCGTCCGGTTTACGTCAAGGGAAACAGAGCCCGGGGGATGCGGGCCCCCAAGAACACCAACCAGTTCCTGATGCACGAGAAGTACCAGCTGCAGCACATGCGCTCCGACTCGGTCGGGAGCGACTCGGGCTGCAGCTCCGACAGCGACCTGGAGCTCACCGACATGGACTCGTACCTGGGCGTCCTGGAGAACGCCCGAGGGGCCCTCCTGGACAGCCCCGACCCCCACGGCTCGACCACGCCGCCGCGGGGGCCGATCCTGGTACTGCGCCGGGACGGCGGGGGGCCGCAGGAGGACGGCGTGGGCCCGCAGGAGGACAGCATGCAGTACTTCCCCTCCGAGGACGACCTGCTGAAGAGCCAGAATTTCATGCAGAGGGACTTTGTGGAGTTCTGCCACTTCCTGTCGCCCTGAGGGGAACTTTCAGGGGGGGCCATTTTGTCCTCAGCGGCGTGAAACTCAAACGCGTTGCCAGGTTTGTTCTGCCTCATGTTCACTGTGGAcgaaaaagtcttttttttattaaaaaaaaaaaagtctgaagaATTCGCTTACAGGAGGAGTCTGGTTTTCCCAAGAAGAAACGGACATTTTTAATAATATTTAAAGCATCATTTTCAATTTCATTGTCATTTACGATACTGGCATTATTGTTTGAAgaacatcagagacaaacagcaCTGAGAATGAGTTGAGCTACACGTCACCCTGATCCAGGTTTGAactaaaaaacagcttttttttactgtccctgtttgtgtgtgggggCTCTGTAAACCGATGCCTTTCTGTTATTACTGTACACAAAGGGAAATGGGCTGGCTGGGGGGAGTGGGCCCAAACAGCCAATCAGCATCGAGTTGGCCGGATCAGGTCGCAGATGATTGGCCGATGCAGACTGTCTATAACAGAAAAAAGTATGTTACTGTACAGAATGAAAAGGAGAAAGAACAAATAAATATGTGTATGTTGTAACGTGGGTTGGCTGGTTGTTTTTATGGGCTCCGATGATCCGGGATGAGTTTTTAAAACAGCAGAGTCAGAGTATCACCGTTTCATCAGGGCAGGTCACACACTCCGTCACATGATCGGGTGTAAGAGGAGGCAGCGATGGTATGTTTGGAGAAGCCAGATCTAATAAATGCTCTGCACCACACAGATGCTGTATTACTGCACCTCCTGATGCTGAAGCAACAAAACATCTGCCCAAAGAAGAATAGCTTCATTATACCAGTGCAGAATAAGCACTTAGATGCTTATACATAATGCACAATGGAtgatttaatcaatttaccctAAAAAAACCACGCATTTTAGTCACTGAGTATGAGGAAAGAAgacaaaactaaactaaatcaGACTTTATCCAGTGTGGCATGAAAAATCAACATTAAGGCAACCATTTATGGACTTTTTTGCGACAATATAACCTccccttctttcttcttttatttattattttattttttctattatttatgtaatttatctGTTATGTTTATGCGGACAGTTTAATCATCTTAAACAGACTATGCCATAAATCCTTTTTCATTGTATAGTCTAtttggcctttttttcttttttttctgcagtcgtttctttgttcttaaaacataaaaatatcaTCTAAATCTCAGGGTGTATATAAACATGTTTAATGACCACACCATTGTATACCGCTATATGTAAGTGCCTCTGTTACTCTTGTatacacataaataaaaaacattaaaccaaaaaaaataatcaacatttaaaaagtttatacgAAACGTTTATACtaaattacacaaaaaaaacaacatttaaaaagtttataCTAAACCTTTATACtaaattacacaaaaaaaaaatcaacatttaaaaagtttataCTAAACGTTTATACTAAATTACACAAGAAAAtcaacatttaaaaagtttataCTAAACCTTTATACTAAAttacacaaaaacaacatttaaaaagtttataCTAAACGTTTATACTAAATTacacaaaaaaatcaacatttaaaaagtttatacgAAACGTTTATACtaaattacacaaaaaaaaacatttaaaaagtttataCTAAACC
The Odontesthes bonariensis isolate fOdoBon6 chromosome 3, fOdoBon6.hap1, whole genome shotgun sequence DNA segment above includes these coding regions:
- the LOC142376634 gene encoding uncharacterized protein LOC142376634, with protein sequence MLSEIMCRRIFQQQRQQDKKEAQLREAGARRKPGRPTTGWSSTGWSSTGWPTTGCSGRPQGRRTGGGGWPRGSNPHHHHPRRPQRRRPALSLRPVYVKGNRARGMRAPKNTNQFLMHEKYQLQHMRSDSVGSDSGCSSDSDLELTDMDSYLGVLENARGALLDSPDPHGSTTPPRGPILVLRRDGGGPQEDGVGPQEDSMQYFPSEDDLLKSQNFMQRDFVEFCHFLSP